In Denticeps clupeoides chromosome 1, fDenClu1.1, whole genome shotgun sequence, a single window of DNA contains:
- the LOC114792332 gene encoding apelin receptor B-like, which produces MANLTEDYYDYDPENTTMCDYNELETSYWLIPVLYMLIFILGLSGNGVVIFTVWRAQSKRRAADVYIGTLALADLTFVVTLPLWAVYTAQGYHWLFGVALCKISSYVVLLNMYASVFCLTCLSFDRYLAIVHSLTSSQLRTRGHMHWSLAAIWILSGLLASPALIFRTTQLDPDSGRTSCIMDFSLVAVKGEWSEAAWLAGLGISSSVLGFLLPLLAMLVCYGFIGCTVTRHFNSLRKEDQRKRRLLKIITMLVVVFAACWTPFHVVKGMDSLSYLGLAPSSCAFLSFLLLAHPYSTCLAYVNSCLNPFLYAFFDLRFRSQCMVLLSLKKVLHSSPAGSLSSQKTENQTLATKV; this is translated from the coding sequence ATGGCGAACCTGACTGAAGATTACTACGACTACGATCCTGAGAACACCACCATGTGTGACTACAACGAGCTGGAGACGTCCTACTGGCTCATCCCAGTGCTCTACATGCTCATCTTCATCCTGGGCCTCTCAGGGAATGGCGTGGTCATCTTCACCGTATGGCGAGCACAGTCCAAGCGCAGGGCTGCGGACGTCTACATCGGCACCCTGGCTCTGGCTGACCTGACCTTCGTGGTGACCCTGCCCCTGTGGGCCGTGTACACGGCGCAGGGCTACCACTGGCTGTTTGGCGTGGCGCTCTGCAAGATAAGCAGCTACGTGGTGCTCCTCAACATGTACGCCAGCGTCTTCTGCCTGACCTGCCTGAGCTTCGACCGCTACCTGGCCATTGTCCACTCGCTGACCAGTTCGCAGCTGAGAACCCGCGGCCACATGCACTGGTCCCTGGCGGCCATCTGGATCCTGTCCGGCCTGCTGGCATCGCCCGCCTTGATCTTCCGCACCACTCAGCTGGATCCAGACAGTGGCCGCACCTCCTGCATCATGGACTTCAGCCTGGTGGCAGTGAAGGGGGAGTGGAGTGAAGCTGCATGGTTGGCGGGGCTCGGCATCTCCTCCTCGGTGCTGGGATTTCTTCTTCCCCTGCTGGCTATGCTGGTGTGCTACGGTTTCATCGGCTGCACGGTGACCCGCCACTTCAACAGCCTTCGCAAGGAGGACCAGCGCAAACGACGTCTGCTGAAGATCATCACCatgctggtggtggtgtttgCTGCCTGCTGGACCCCCTTCCACGTGGTGAAGGGAATGGACTCGCTCTCCTACCTTGGCCTGGCGCCTTCCTCTTGTGCCTTCCTCAGCTTCCTACTGCTGGCCCACCCTTACTCCACCTGCCTGGCCTACGTCAACAGCTGCCTCAACCCTTTTCTCTACGCCTTCTTCGACCTGCGCTTCCGTTCACAGTGCATGGTCCTGCTCAGCCTAAAGAAGGTTCTTCACTCCAGTCCTGCTGGATCACTGTCTTCGCAGAAGACCGAAAACCAGACGCTGGCTACCAAAGTCTGA
- the nfkbil1 gene encoding NF-kappa-B inhibitor-like protein 1, translated as MFFCDLSKQRRRGNMLSRHQKRILRYVEEGSLLKLKSYLRKHAEVGPNFSAGRRKRSPLHLACRRGDDAVLRLLLKHGADPLRTDRRGDTPLHLAAERARRRGRSAYEDLVVPLCDYCPGAMEVTNHAGVTPRSILQRLRLPQGPSAAGEDSPFETDAEREWREKLLGECQDEFTETFGRYDDDFLLNNEDTEEDFVDWAERIRQQYVAKQRARAQREAAASTSGRKRKDKTEKEAQSHREVLSRLEQEHRQYLERAARKEQEIRLVKRRRYEERYTATFHGNDVATATEQAKLGYADIPWPVPRGTVEEMVEVMLYGINRNDAPNFRKLLRQQQAIWHPDKFTQRCGDRLDDKEKQIIMDTVTALSQELNRLAQNLR; from the exons ATGTTCTTTTGCGATCTCTCAAAACAACGACGACGGGGCAACATGCTTTCGCGCCACCAAAAGCGTATTTTGCGGTACGTGGAAGAGGGCAGCCTCCTGAAGTTGAAGTCGTACCTGCGAAAACATGCGGAGGTCGGGCCCAACTTCTCGGcgggcaggaggaagaggagccctCTGCACCTGGCCTGCCGCCGTGGCGACGACGCCGTCCTCAGGCTGCTGCTGAAGCACGGCGCCGACCCGCTGCGGACGGACCGCCGCGGGGACACCCCGCTGCACCTCGCCGCCGAGCGGGCGCGGAGGCGCGGCCGATCGG CCTATGAAGACCTGGTGGTGCCCCTCTGTGACTACTGTCCCGGGGCAATGGAGGTGACTAACCATGCTGGCGTGACGCCCCGCAGCATACTGCAGAGGCTGCGGCTTCCACAG GGACCGTCTGCAGCAGGTGAGGACTCTCCATTCGAAACTGATGCGGAGAGGGAGTGGAGAGAGAAACTGCTGGGAGAGTGCCAGGATGAGTTCACCGAGACCTTCGGCCGCTACGACG ATGACTTCCTTCTAAATAACGAGGATACTGAAGAAGATTTTGTGGACTGGGCAGAGCGCATCAGACAGCAGTATGTGGCTAAGCAGCGTGCTCGGGCACAGAGGGAGGCAGCTGCTTCGACCAGTGGGAGAAAGAGGAAGGATAAGACAGAGAAAGAAGCTCAGAGTCACAGGGAGGTTCTCAGTCGGTTAGAGCAGGAGCACAGGCAGTACCTAGAGAGGGCAGCTCGGAAAGAGCAAGAGATTCGGCTTGTGAAGAGGAGGCGGTATGAGGAGCGCTACACGGCCACATTTCATGGCAACGACGTTGCCACAGCAACAGAACAAGCTAAACTTGGCTATGCAGACATCCCCTGGCCAGTGCCCCGTGGCACAGTGGAGGAGATGGTGGAGGTCATGCTGTATGGCATCAACCGGAATGATGCTCCAAACTTCCGGAAGCTTCTCCGGCAGCAGCAGGCCATATGGCATCCGGACAAGTTCACTCAGCGCTGTGGTGACCGTTTGGATGACAAAGAGAAGCAGATTATAATGGACACAGTGACTGCCCTGTCTCAAGAGCTCAACAGGCTTGCTCAAAACCTCAGGTGA